A single window of Rhodococcus jostii RHA1 DNA harbors:
- a CDS encoding ABC transporter substrate-binding protein: MSHSRFRRGAVRALAATAALFTLASGVAGCAGSSDTATTEDGKTVLRYQGWAGDVGFHELAEDLGYYDKIKLEWVGDTTSGPQDIQSAATGDIEFGSAFNGAVVKLNAAGAPITSVLSSYGADAGEYTGYFVLDGSPIRSARDLIGKKVGMNTLGAHHEFLVREWLAQQGLTQDEIKQVELTVVPPVNNETALREGQIDVAAINGIFRETAQERGGIRPLFTDRDLFGAFSYGTYVVRDDFLAKNKDAVADFVQGTARAIRWTQVTPREEVVARFKSIIDKRGRNESDEAIDYWRSSGIPVAGAVIQEKELQTWIDWLVRNGELDEGKLTATDLYTNEFNPYANGTFQPESGPDGEVLEGQK, encoded by the coding sequence ATGTCCCACTCCCGGTTCCGGCGCGGCGCCGTGCGCGCCCTCGCGGCGACCGCAGCACTGTTCACGTTGGCCTCGGGAGTGGCGGGGTGTGCCGGCTCGTCGGATACCGCCACCACCGAGGACGGAAAGACGGTCCTGCGCTACCAGGGGTGGGCCGGGGACGTGGGCTTCCACGAACTCGCCGAGGACCTGGGGTATTACGACAAGATCAAGCTCGAATGGGTCGGCGACACCACCAGCGGCCCGCAGGACATCCAGTCGGCGGCCACGGGTGACATCGAGTTCGGCTCGGCCTTCAACGGAGCCGTCGTCAAGCTCAATGCCGCGGGGGCACCGATCACGTCGGTGCTGAGTTCCTACGGCGCCGATGCCGGCGAGTACACGGGATACTTCGTCCTCGACGGCAGCCCCATTCGCTCGGCGCGTGACCTGATCGGCAAGAAGGTCGGGATGAACACGCTCGGTGCGCACCACGAGTTCCTGGTCCGGGAGTGGCTGGCCCAGCAGGGGTTGACCCAGGACGAGATCAAGCAGGTGGAGCTGACCGTCGTCCCGCCGGTGAACAACGAAACGGCCCTGCGCGAAGGTCAGATCGACGTGGCGGCCATCAACGGCATCTTCCGCGAAACAGCCCAGGAGCGTGGGGGTATCCGGCCGCTGTTCACGGACCGGGATCTGTTCGGCGCCTTCAGTTACGGCACCTACGTGGTGCGCGACGACTTCCTGGCGAAGAACAAGGACGCCGTCGCGGACTTCGTGCAGGGCACGGCCCGGGCCATCCGATGGACCCAGGTGACTCCGCGTGAGGAGGTCGTCGCACGGTTCAAGAGCATCATCGACAAGCGTGGCCGCAACGAGAGCGACGAGGCCATCGACTACTGGCGCAGCTCCGGTATTCCCGTCGCCGGGGCCGTGATCCAGGAGAAGGAGCTGCAGACCTGGATCGACTGGCTCGTCCGCAACGGTGAGCTCGACGAGGGCAAGTTGACCGCAACCGACCTCTACACCAACGAATTCAACCCGTACGCCAACGGCACGTTCCAGCCCGAGAGCGGGCCCGACGGAGAAGTACTGGAAGGACAGAAATGA
- a CDS encoding ABC transporter ATP-binding protein has protein sequence MSITASNPERVQTPKLRLEHVTKQFDVRGSKDKFTAIEDIDIDLADGEFLVLVGPSGCGKSTLLDLLGGLSTPTSGRILLDGQPVTGPGLDRGIVFQQYALLPWRTARHNIEFGLEAKGLPKKERRELAEHYLELVGLKGFGDRYPHELSGGMKQRVAIARSLAFDPEVLLMDEPFAALDAQTRESLQDELLRIWKATGKTILFITHGIDEAIYLGQRVAVLTSRPGRVKTFVDIDIDRSGEDVRSNEQFRHYRHRIWTLLHGEVERAQVIEKEEAHV, from the coding sequence ATGAGCATCACCGCCTCGAACCCCGAGCGGGTTCAGACGCCCAAGCTCCGCCTCGAGCACGTCACCAAACAGTTCGACGTGCGCGGGTCCAAGGACAAGTTCACCGCGATCGAGGACATCGACATCGATCTCGCGGACGGCGAGTTCCTCGTCCTCGTCGGTCCGAGTGGTTGCGGGAAGTCCACGCTGCTCGACCTGCTCGGCGGGCTCAGCACCCCCACGTCGGGCCGGATCCTGCTCGACGGGCAGCCGGTGACCGGGCCGGGTCTCGACCGCGGAATCGTCTTCCAGCAGTACGCACTCCTGCCGTGGCGGACGGCTCGGCACAACATCGAATTCGGGCTCGAGGCCAAGGGACTGCCCAAGAAGGAACGGCGCGAACTCGCTGAGCACTACCTCGAGCTCGTCGGCCTGAAGGGCTTCGGCGACCGGTACCCGCACGAGCTGTCGGGCGGCATGAAGCAGCGCGTCGCGATCGCCCGCAGCCTCGCGTTCGATCCCGAGGTGCTGCTGATGGACGAGCCGTTCGCCGCGCTCGACGCGCAGACCCGTGAGTCGCTGCAGGACGAACTGCTGCGCATCTGGAAGGCCACCGGCAAGACCATCCTGTTCATCACGCACGGCATCGACGAGGCCATCTACCTCGGGCAGCGGGTCGCCGTCCTGACGTCGCGGCCCGGCCGGGTGAAGACGTTCGTGGACATCGACATCGACCGCAGCGGCGAGGACGTCCGGTCCAACGAGCAGTTCCGGCACTACCGCCACCGCATCTGGACGCTGCTGCACGGCGAAGTGGAGCGTGCACAGGTAATCGAGAAGGAGGAAGCACATGTCTAG
- a CDS encoding ABC transporter substrate-binding protein — MIRPRFARTLAAAAALLTFTSLAVACSGSETTTTADGKTVLRYEGTTGQVSFPELAADLGYYQKVELNWIGDTTSGPQSIQNAATGQTDFGGAFNGAVLKLAAADSPITSVIGYYGSDKETFNGYYVLDGSPITSARDLIGKKVGMNTLGAHHEFLVREWLAREGLTPDEIKQVELTVVPPVNTEQALRQGQIDVGTLGSVFRDKAVERGGIRPLFTDESIFGSFTYGSLLFRDDFIAKNKDAVADFVQGTARAIRWTQTTPRDDVIAKFRDIITKRGRNETTDLIGYWKTPGVAGPGGVITDKEIQTWIDWLVRNGELEDGKLTPADVYTNEYNPYANGTYPADSGPDGQALAAK, encoded by the coding sequence ATGATTCGTCCACGTTTCGCGCGGACTCTGGCCGCAGCGGCCGCCCTTCTCACGTTCACCAGCCTTGCTGTCGCGTGCTCCGGTTCGGAGACGACCACGACAGCCGACGGGAAGACGGTACTTCGCTACGAGGGGACCACGGGACAGGTCTCCTTCCCGGAACTCGCGGCCGACCTGGGCTACTACCAAAAGGTCGAACTGAACTGGATCGGCGACACCACCAGTGGGCCGCAGAGCATTCAGAATGCCGCCACGGGGCAGACCGACTTCGGTGGCGCGTTCAACGGTGCGGTGTTGAAGCTGGCCGCGGCCGACTCGCCGATCACGTCCGTCATCGGCTACTACGGCTCCGACAAGGAGACCTTCAACGGGTACTACGTGCTCGACGGAAGCCCGATCACGTCGGCACGTGACCTGATCGGCAAGAAGGTCGGCATGAACACGCTCGGCGCACACCACGAGTTCCTCGTGCGGGAGTGGCTGGCGCGGGAAGGGCTGACCCCGGACGAGATCAAGCAGGTCGAGCTGACCGTGGTGCCGCCGGTGAACACCGAACAGGCGCTGCGGCAGGGTCAGATCGACGTCGGCACGCTCGGAAGCGTGTTCCGCGACAAGGCAGTCGAACGCGGCGGCATCCGCCCCCTGTTCACCGACGAATCGATCTTCGGTTCCTTCACCTACGGTTCGCTGCTGTTCCGCGACGACTTCATCGCGAAGAACAAGGACGCCGTCGCTGACTTCGTGCAGGGCACGGCCCGCGCGATCCGCTGGACCCAGACCACGCCCCGCGACGACGTGATCGCGAAGTTCAGGGACATCATCACCAAGCGCGGCCGCAACGAGACCACCGACCTCATCGGCTACTGGAAGACGCCGGGTGTGGCGGGTCCCGGTGGCGTGATCACCGACAAGGAGATCCAGACCTGGATCGACTGGCTCGTCCGCAACGGTGAGCTCGAGGACGGCAAGCTCACGCCGGCCGACGTCTACACCAACGAGTACAACCCGTATGCCAACGGCACGTACCCCGCCGACAGCGGCCCCGACGGACAAGCACTGGCCGCCAAGTGA